From Zea mays cultivar B73 chromosome 3, Zm-B73-REFERENCE-NAM-5.0, whole genome shotgun sequence:
GAAAACAACAGCTCAACTTTGGGCCGCAACCAACCTTGCATTTGCACTGCATCCTTTTTTTTATATCATTCAGGCAGGACATGGGGCAGGCACAATGTGCCAAACACTGGCATGTTGCTTAGAATAGTACTGCAGCAGACACCAAAAGATGCAGCGAAGTGTGATGCCTCATAATACTAGCAGTGGTAGTAGTAGTGAGAAGCTTGCAGTGGTTGAAGGGAGATATAAAAACACAGTGCCCCATCACTGTGCACATGGTATGCTTCTGTCTCCATGTTTTTTTTTTTTTCTGAAGGATCCTGTATTTCTGTCTGGCTGTCTCCAAGTTGGCTTGGCTCCACATGTTAAAAAAAACACAGAGACAGGTATGCACAGCAGTGCAACGTCTATGCAACCCAACACACAACAGAGCAGCTCAGTATATTTCATCACTGAGCTTATATATATAATCCTGTTCCATGGAACAGCTAATACCAAAGACAATGAAAACAACAAGGAAGAGAGGTGATCATATTACAATACAACTTTTTTTTAACACCTTGCAACAGTTATTTGTTCCACTGACACACCATGGTAATTATAATCAAACAGCTTATGATGCAAAAGGCCCTTTGATCAGGAGCAGGGTGCctttgcatcttgtgccaaaaaaagagagagagagaaaaaaaaacaggTAGCAAAAAAAGACATTGTTATAGGACAGGTACATGTTCATGCATGGCTTCTCTCTTCTGTATAGGACAAGATGAGACTTGATGGACACTGACTGACTCTTTCACTGACAAGCTGGGCACGGAGAGAACAGTTGACACACCAAAACGACTTCATTGATCAGGGAGATACAGAGGCCTGAAGGGCAGGGACGACGAGTATGATACAGAGACGAGCAGAGCTGCAAAAGCCATGGAGATTTGTTCTTCTTGCATCCATCCACCCCTGGTGGTGCTGAGATGCAAGCTTCCGTCCGTCCGTCTTCTCCTCAGCTTCTGTTCTTGCATTTCTCCATGGCCCTTGGCGCTGGAAAATTCAGAGATAGAGACCAGATGAAACAAACGGGCTGCTTACTACCCTAGAAAGTCTCTTTTGTTGTTGAGAttagtaataataataatcataTATGTCAACTCACCCAGGCCAATGGCTTCTGATCCTTTCATGATCCGAAGGCGCTTGCATGATTCGACGAACATCCTGAAAATGAAATGGAAATTATTATTATTTTCCGATTAGGCAATAATATAATAAGGAGTATAGTGCAGGAAGAAGCGCATGCATGCAGTGCTCACTCCCACGGCACATCGCCGACGAGCATCCAGTCCCCGTCCTTGTCCTCGTAGGTCGGCACGTACTCGGAGCCGTTGAGCAGATCCACCAGCTTGCTCTCGTTCATGCCGTTCATCCCTTGAGACCCACAGCTTCCTGAACCTCACCATCCATCCATTCATTTGGTTAGTTATATATCCAAGTCAAGGTAgtgtatgctctgcaataatgtgCTGCAAACAGTCGATTTGAACCTCAAAAGATAGCTAACAAACTTGATGTGGAATAATCCATCAAACAAGGCATATATATATACTTCAACCGATGGTTCTTAGGGAAATATACAACCAAATCCATGGCAGTTGCTGAGCAACGAACGACAGCAGGCCTTTTCTTATTTCTAGCTCTAAGATACGTGCACGCCGCCGGTACGGTGAACACACGTGGATTAGTTTACACGGAGCTCCAAGAACACCACATGCATGGCAACAATGATGGAGCTAGCTAGGTAgctgatcatcatcatcatcatcatctgtcaAGCGTGCACACATGAGCTGCTACATGATGTAGAGGATCGGGAGATGTGTTGTTGGCAGAGACAAGGGCATTATGCCAGCCAGCCAGGGCGGACACCTACCAAGGATGCAAATCATGGAGCGCACCACACCGCTGGCACATGGTGACCACCACCACACATGCATGCatgcgtgcaaatgaatgccaatGCAATCATATATACCTACCCAATTAATCCTCAGCCCGTAAAAATTATCGACTTCATGCATTGGTAATGAGTGGTTTAACTAGTAGTCCCTCCCTCCTCGTCCACAAACAAAAATACAAGTATTTGTGCCGGTTAATATAGCTGAAATTTAACCGAGTTTATATTATATTAAATAGGATCAACATTTAGTTTATGTCTGCAAATGAATTTACTATAAAAACATATTCTATAACTTAATCTAATGGTGCTTATTTTATATTATAAATGCTTATATTTAAAAACAAATTTAGTCAAAGTTTAGActtttttttttggaaaaacaaGAATTGCATTCTCTTGTTAACGGAGTGAGTACAGTATACTCATTTTTTTTTTAAAGAAAATGAGTGTCATGAGCAAACTAAAAACTACATGCATGTAGGTCAGGCTTCTTCACATTTGGCCAGTTTTTTTTATGTTTACAAAATGTACATACCGATATGATGCAATTTCGTTTTCATCTAACTaatctaccattgaacactatATCTTAACTAATAGTATGTTCGTATTCTCCAAACGTTAGTACATTTATTTTGTAAATTTGATTCCAGGCATGGTGTTACACATACAGGATTTGACTTATTATATTAGAACGAACTAAAATAAAACACCTTGCATGCATTTTAATTTAAAAACAGATCAGTTCCGTTTCCAAAAAAAAAGAGGAGTATATATACTTTGGTGTACTTTGTAGGTACTTCATTAGAAAGGTTAAAAAAGAATCGAGTGCGCTGTGTTTTTACCGCGATGTAGTAATTatggtagtagtagtagcagctgtcaaattaaatttagtaCCGATGGTGAAGGAGCTGAACATGTTCTCGAGCGCCTTGGACAGCTGCTGGTAGCTCCTGTACATCTTGAGGTCCACTTTGCGCAGGTAGGGCGCGCCGTCCAAGCTCACCTTCACGAACGCGGCACCGCCGCCTGCCGCCGGCGAGGACTTGTCGCcgttggcggcggcggcgcccttgTCGGACTGCACGGACATGATGTTCTTCCGGAACGACCGGACCGGTGGCCATCCCACCACCTGAGCCCTGCAGGTGTATATACAATATACCTCCCTCTGTCAAAACTCAAAACGTACACACGGTAGATGAGACTGAGACGTCCATCCAGATCCAGCATTAGATTTATAAGTATATACATACTATATACTTTACTGCAAATTGCGTGCAAATTGTTAAGCTGTCCTGTTTTTTTTTTTGGTTCGTTGCTGTTGTATAGTATAAGTATATACACTATATATACTTTACTGCTTTTTTTTGTTTGTTCGTTGCTCATGCATGTAGTCTCTGTGTGGACTGGGTAGTGGTACCTTGTTTTATTTCTTGCCCAAAACATACACGTCGTAGGCATGTGCAAAATGTGTTTTTTTATGAGAAAAAAGTCGATAGTAATATGGAGGAGGGCTAGCTTAGCTAGGCCGGGGGACAGCAGATCTAGAATGGCGATCCATGAACGGTGAACCCAATGTAGCTTACGACCATGGCGCAGTGCATGGGCGTCTATAGTATAGTCTTTGGCAGTATGGGAAACAGAACAGGGGCCCAAATaataaaaaagagagagagatagaTAGATGTATAACCCCACACGCACACACAGTAGTTCTCTGTTCTACCGTGCCGTCACCATCGGTTCTAAGCCTGGCCTGGAgcagcgagcgagcgagcgatcAGGACCGGATGCATGAACGAACCGGACAGGCGAGTGATGTGGAAAATGATGTTGATGTGGACAAAAAAATGGCAGAGGCAGAGAAAGAGATCTATACGTGCAGTGTGGTGgggtttcttttctttcttttatcGTGTCGGCACTAGCCGCTGTCTCCCGCTGCCCCCACACGTAACGTGCCGCTgtctcttcctcctcctcctcctcgactGCTGGGCTGGCTGGCTACGACTACGAGCAGTTCGTGGATCGTATCCGGGCTCAACTCATGCATCTTGTCTTCAACCAGCTGGCACGCGGCTGGTGCTCGATCGTTGTTGCGATGATAGGTAGGAGTACGTAGATGTGCGTTCGTGCTCGATCGTGTTCTTCGTTGTTGGATGAACAAAGATCGCATGGTTATTAACACGGTTGGATTAATTCTCCCCCCGGCCCTCTCTGTCTTTCTCTATTACCTATGAGCAAACGGATAAACTGGAGCAGAGAGATTCGTGACTTGAAGCGCGCGGGGCATATATGTGCATCATGGAGTGGAGACGATTAACAGCTAAGCATATATGCACATACGTACGGAACAGAGCTAGAGCTAGGACAGTAGACAGGAGACAGGACAGGACGACGACGTACTTGGCGGCGCGCGGCTTCTCGGCGGGGTCAGccagcacggcggcggcggcggcggcgacgctgCTCTGGCTCGGGGACCGCTTCATCTTCCCGGCCTCCTCCTCCTTCTCAAGGGCAACAGCAACGCCgtggtcctcctcctcctcctccgcctccacgACGGCCGCTGgctccagcttcagcttcaggtcGATGGTCTCGGCGAAGCCCCTCTTGCCGGAGGCGGAGGAAGAGCTCCTCCCCTCGCCGCCCAGCGCCGGCTCCCCTCCACCTCCCCCGCCGGGCAGGCCCAGGCGGAGCTCCGTCGCCTCGAACCCCAGGTCCGTCGTCGTCGCCATCGCGGCTGCCGTCGTCGCCACGTCCTCGCCTCTCTCTCAATTCTGCTTGGCTTGCTTCTTCTTCGTCTGTTAGCTGCCTAGCTCTGTTCCGAGAGCGAGCGAGGCTCTGGCGCTCTGCAATGTAAAAGGGCTTGCAAATGCAATGGGTTGGGTTGGGAAGGGAAGAGGGGGCAATAATGTCACAAGGGTTGTGGTTGTGGGTGTGTAGAAATAATAGTAGGCTCTCATGATAATGCACGGCCCGTCCAGTTTTGCACATACCACCCTCGCAGAATTAAAGTCTCGACTCTCTGTTTCAAAACACAGACCCAAACACTCCACAGTCCAGAATCCAGATCCAGGAGTTCACACGGACACCGAACCACAACAATCTAAAAAGCAAAGCCAGACTAAACCACCAAAACACCCGGGAAAAAGAGCCTTTTTATTGCTTCATTCATTTCTTAGCACGAGAGTTCTGCATGCTGAATACATTGAGACATAAAAAAGTTCGGGATATCATGCAACCACGTATATTCAGAATTTGAAATCAAAGCGAACTTGGTTGTTTGTGTAATGAAACACACATGTTTGCTACCCTCCTTTACATAAAGCAAAGAGAAAAATGTGTGCTTTGTCGGCCAAGTTCCTTGATTTGATTTAATAGCACACCAATTACTACTTCTAGAATTCCATGGAGCCACTAATCCTTGGCAACCCGTTTTAACAATCACCTTTGTCGGTCCGAGATCCTTTATTACTAGCGCCGCATCACAATAAGCATAGGCTTTGTAAGTAAGACCATCACGTATTGTTGAGCAGCATTTGTGGTACTGATCACGGCCAGACGGTTCGCTCATAGGCATGGACGGTCCATGAATATATCGAATCAGACGGTTAAAACTTCTATCTCTTCGCGTGTTTAGCCCTCTAATCCCGCGAGAGCTGTTGGAGAACGACtagaaacggatccagacctcccccttatatatttaaaggggtacggccgattgaaaAACTAACAATCAATCAATCAATCAATATACCTCTAGTTTTTTACattttgccctaggagtagatagtAACTTAGATTCCTCTCTCTAATTTTCACCTCTCTCTGGCTCTACGTCGTTTAGAGGTGTCTTGGTTGGCCTGCCGATCCAAAGAcaaaccctaggatctctcctccccgacggggtccctaccGGGACCGAGATCCAGGTGCTGTTCGGCGAACTCCGCCGCCCTTGCGCACGTGTGGTCCGTCCGGCCCCCAGGCGCGAACCGTCCGGCTTGTTAGGCAGGAACCCTAACCTCTGCGCCAGGTCGTGGAACGTCCGACCCTCGGCTGCGGACTGTCCGCGCttccgcagagagcaccgccgtcgGTACTCATCGCAGTGAATGACGCCCGGATcgacgccaacacacttttttggTGACTCCGCTAGAGACATCACGTGAAGATCTATCAGGTTGGCCCTCAACGGCCGGATCAAAAGATAGCTCTAACGTCTCCCCCAGTAACATCATCGAGCCGACTTTGCAAAACTTGCTGGCTGAAGAACAACTGGAGTTCAAGGAGCACTAGGAGCAGCTGATAAAGGAAGCAAAAGCAAAGTTCCTGGCCAATTTcagagtggacaggaacaacaaggttg
This genomic window contains:
- the LOC100284259 gene encoding Auxin-responsive protein IAA30, coding for MATTTDLGFEATELRLGLPGGGGGGEPALGGEGRSSSSASGKRGFAETIDLKLKLEPAAVVEAEEEEEDHGVAVALEKEEEAGKMKRSPSQSSVAAAAAAVLADPAEKPRAAKAQVVGWPPVRSFRKNIMSVQSDKGAAAANGDKSSPAAGGGAAFVKVSLDGAPYLRKVDLKMYRSYQQLSKALENMFSSFTIGSCGSQGMNGMNESKLVDLLNGSEYVPTYEDKDGDWMLVGDVPWEMFVESCKRLRIMKGSEAIGLAPRAMEKCKNRS